TCGGTGACACGGGGATCGCGCTCATTGACTCAAGCGATGCCCTTTGCGAGATCGCTGCGCTGATGAGCATGGAAGATTATACGGTCATCGCCATGACCGCGCCCGAGCTGTTTGAGCAGGCGCTGAATATCGCTCAGGTTTTAATTGAGAAAAAAGTTGAAATTCTCTCTAAAGAACTGCCCGGCCGGCTTTGGAGAATTTACGGGCCGGAGTACGCCACTCCGCCCTATCTGCCGCCGGCTCTCTATGAGCGCTATGTGGTGAATTACGACCGCCCGCTCACAAAACTGATCAAAAGCACGGGGGGCTTCCCGCGCCTGCATGAGCACGGGCGGATGAAAGCCGTGCTGGACCTGATTTTGAAGACGGGCTGCACCGCCGTTGACCCGATTGAACCGGCCCCCCAGGGCGATGTGACGCTGGCGGAGGTTCGGGAGAAAACCGGCGGTAAGCTGGTGCTGTTCGGGAACCTGGAGATCAGCGACATTGAGCAGCTTTCCCCTGATGAGATGGAAAAGAAGGTGCTGACGGCGATACAAGAGAGCGGAGGCAGCCGGTTTGTGCTGATGCCGTCGGCCTCGCCGTACGGAAGGAAGCTGTCCCCGCTCACCTTGGCAAATTACACCCGCATCGTTGAGACCGTAGAAAACTATAGATACTAAAGGTGTGAAAAACAATCCCGCCGGGTTCTGTAAACAATGCGGCAAGGCGGATCGTATGTCATGCCCGATATCGTTTATACAGTGTCCAAAGACATGGTTTACAGGTTTTAAAGTAATCAGAGGCAAAAAGGAACGCTAAAAGAAGAACACGCCTTCCTGCTGTTTGAATAATCCGGCTTTACCGTTGACAAAACATTCGGTACAAATGTCATTATAAGAAAGGGCTTCAGGCCGTGATCACACTCACCAATTTACAGGCAAGACAATTTTTATTACTGAAACACGGCTTGATCGGCGAATACCGCTTTATCGGTAAAGAGGGCGCGTTCGATTTTGTCAAACAGTCCGGCTGCATCCAGTTTGACCCGGTCGACGTCTGCGGCAAAAACGCCGAACTGGTGCTCCAGTCCCGCGTCAAAAACTTTACAAAGCGTACTCTCGAGGAGCTTTTATACAAAGATCGACTGCTTCTCGACTATCCCGACAAAAATCTCTCGATCATCCCCTCTGAAGAATGGCCGTATTTCACGCGCTTTAAAGAGGCCGCACGCCGCAACGTCAGCCGCTATCCCGAAATGCGCGCGCTGCTGGATACCGTCTATCAAAAGGTGCTGAAAGACGGCGCCGTTTGTTCCGACGATCTCGGCCTCAAGGGCGATTTTTACTGGCAGTCGGCCATCCACTGGAGCGCGGGGCATAATCTCTCCCGCTCGGTGCTCGAACAGCTTTATTCGACCGGCGACCTGATCATCCACCACAAAAACGGCTCGCGCAAATATTACGACGCCGCCGAAAAGTACTTTCCATCGGATTTGCTGCACGCACCCGAGCCGCTCCCGGACGATTTCGAGTTCTTGAAATGGCGGATTCTGCGCCGCATCG
This genomic interval from Oscillospiraceae bacterium contains the following:
- a CDS encoding uroporphyrinogen decarboxylase family protein, encoding MTRRDRLMATLRGEKTDRPPVCFYELNGIDEDIHNPDPFNIYNDPSWRPLLELARDRTDRIAMRTVAFHHEPNAVDQLTSTKIYYDENGSRHNITEIKAGDRVLRQHTRRDKDINTVWALEHFVKDEDDLRAWIDLPHDGNVGIPDCRPVLEAEKVLGDTGIALIDSSDALCEIAALMSMEDYTVIAMTAPELFEQALNIAQVLIEKKVEILSKELPGRLWRIYGPEYATPPYLPPALYERYVVNYDRPLTKLIKSTGGFPRLHEHGRMKAVLDLILKTGCTAVDPIEPAPQGDVTLAEVREKTGGKLVLFGNLEISDIEQLSPDEMEKKVLTAIQESGGSRFVLMPSASPYGRKLSPLTLANYTRIVETVENYRY
- a CDS encoding crosslink repair DNA glycosylase YcaQ family protein, whose protein sequence is MITLTNLQARQFLLLKHGLIGEYRFIGKEGAFDFVKQSGCIQFDPVDVCGKNAELVLQSRVKNFTKRTLEELLYKDRLLLDYPDKNLSIIPSEEWPYFTRFKEAARRNVSRYPEMRALLDTVYQKVLKDGAVCSDDLGLKGDFYWQSAIHWSAGHNLSRSVLEQLYSTGDLIIHHKNGSRKYYDAAEKYFPSDLLHAPEPLPDDFEFLKWRILRRIGAVGMLWDRPSDAWLNIWNLTAGERSRAFTALLAEGKLLELTVEGIKSPLYCRCEDISIINTVLQNPELKPRCEFIAPLDNFLWDRKLVKTIFGFYYSWEIYTPPEKRKYGHYVLPIIYGSRFIGRIEAVCDRKNKCLAVNRFWPEDGVKMTKALTNTVNARLARFAKFNEMSNYDQLSVS